From a single Aquarana catesbeiana isolate 2022-GZ linkage group LG09, ASM4218655v1, whole genome shotgun sequence genomic region:
- the ZBTB34 gene encoding zinc finger and BTB domain-containing protein 34, with product MDSNSFIQFEVPEYSSTVLSQLNELRMQGKLCDIIVHIQGQPFRAHKAVLAASSPYFRDHSALSTMSGLSISVIKNPNVFEQLLSFCYTGRMSVQVKDVVSFLTAASFLQMQCVIDKCTHILENIHSKISVVGVGGEDNQSNHNGVKDDSYFANPLEISPSYVGQGRPSIVGNDLKMDGIASKSLKSRPQEEAQSDRGSNGSISEHEVQIEGDQDHGDTVRENQVSEVKVKTEKSDRPSCSDSSSLGDDGYHTELVDGEQVTMLNVGSYGSVLQHAYSYSQAASHTTNLSEPYKSISNSSPSRSMLSCYRGGRARSKRASNITSEVHNAIQSPENETVISAPSYESSPQERASRGYWHPYSERLICIYCGKTFNQKGSLDRHMRLHMGITPFVCRFCGKKYTRKDQLEYHIRGHTDDKPFRCEVCGKCFPFQGTLNQHLRKNHPGVAEVRSRMESPERTEGFVDQNDTNVSDVTMDSNIEIHPVTTAPD from the coding sequence GACAGCAACAGTTTCATCCAGTTTGAAGTGCCGGAGTACAGCAGCACAGTTCTCAGCCAGTTAAATGAGTTGCGTATGCAAGGAAAGCTATGTGACATCATTGTTCACATTCAGGGCCAGCCGTTCCGCGCACATAAGGCAGTCCTCGCTGCCAGCTCCCCTTACTTTCGTGATCATTCAGCACTGAGCACCATGAGTGGCTTATCCATATCGGTTATCAAGAACCCTAATGTCTTTGAACAGTTACTGTCATTTTGCTACACTGGAAGAATGTCTGTTCAAGTGAAGGATGTTGTAAGCTTCCTAACTGCAGCTAGCTTCCTTCAAATGCAGTGTGTCATCGACAAGTGCACTCATATCCTGGAAAACATCCACTCAAAAATTAGCGTAGTGGGTGTGGGTGGGGAGGACAACCAGAGTAACCACAATGGAGTCAAAGATGATAGCTACTTTGCTAATCCATTGGAGATCTCTCCATCATACGTTGGGCAAGGGCGACCATCGATTGTAGGCAATGATTTAAAAATGGATGGGATAGCCAGCAAAAGTTTAAAAAGCCGTCCCCAAGAAGAGGCTCAGTCAGACAGAGGCAGCAATGGTAGCATTTCAGAGCATGAAGTTCAGATAGAAGGTGATCAGGATCATGGTGACACAGTGCGGGAGAACCAAGTCTCAGAAGTCAAAGTCAAAACTGAGAAGTCTGACCGGCCAAGCTGCTCCGATAGCTCTTCTTTGGGGGATGATGGCTACCATACAGAACTAGTTGATGGCGAGCAAGTGACTATGCTGAATGTAGGTTCCTACGGGTCTGTATTGCAACATGCATACTCTTATTCTCAAGCTGCTTCCCACACAACCAATTTGTCTGAGCCCTATAAGAGCATCAGCAACTCAAGCCCTTCCAGGTCCATGCTTAGTTGTTATCGGGGTGGTCGGGCACGCTCCAAGCGAGCATCTAATATAACCAGTGAGGTTCATAATGCGATCCAAAGCCCTGAAAATGAAACTGTTATAAGCGCACCATCTTATGAGAGCAGCCCCCAAGAGAGGGCCTCCAGAGGCTATTGGCATCCGTACAGTGAAAGACTCATCTGCATATACTGTGGCAAGACATTCAACCAGAAAGGTAGTCTTGACCGACACATGCGGCTCCACATGGGAATCACGCCATTTGTGTGCAGATTTTGTGGGAAGAAATACACTCGCAAAGACCAGCTAGAATATCACATACGGGGACACACCGACGACAAGCCTTTCCGATGTGAGGTGTGTGGCAAGTGCTTCCCGTTTCAGGGCACGCTGAATCAACATTTGCGGAAAAATCATCCTGGTGTTGCCGAGGTGAGGAGTCGGATGGAATCGCCAGAAAGAACGGAGGGATTTGTAGACCAAAATGATACCAATGTTTCAGATGTGACCATGGACTCCAATATTGAAATTCACCCAGTCACTACTGCACCTGACTAA